One stretch of Chryseobacterium fluminis DNA includes these proteins:
- a CDS encoding SanA/YdcF family protein, protein MKILKNIFNLGLISVEIGILLICLANAWVFALTGGRTYTKISKIPPREIALVLGTSPKMRSGLSNPYFTKRMDAAALLYHHGKIRKIIVSGEKSKGYNEPAAMKTYLVYQEGVPADIIIEDPKGFNTYKSILRCKDVYKKDDVIIVSQGFHNLRALFFARNNNMNALGFDAQDVSKAESYYRNQFREVLARVAAVVYFTLGISPD, encoded by the coding sequence TTGAAAATTCTTAAGAACATATTTAATCTTGGCCTGATATCGGTAGAAATTGGTATACTGTTAATATGCCTTGCCAATGCATGGGTTTTTGCCCTCACCGGAGGAAGAACCTACACGAAGATTTCAAAAATACCACCCCGGGAAATAGCGTTGGTACTGGGTACCTCCCCAAAAATGAGATCCGGGCTTTCCAACCCATATTTTACCAAAAGGATGGATGCTGCAGCCTTACTTTATCATCACGGAAAAATAAGAAAGATTATCGTAAGCGGTGAAAAAAGCAAGGGATATAATGAGCCGGCAGCGATGAAGACTTATCTGGTTTATCAGGAAGGTGTTCCCGCAGACATTATCATAGAAGATCCCAAAGGTTTCAATACTTACAAAAGTATTCTTCGCTGTAAGGATGTTTATAAGAAAGATGACGTGATCATCGTCTCGCAGGGGTTTCATAATTTACGAGCCCTGTTTTTTGCACGGAATAACAATATGAATGCACTGGGTTTCGATGCTCAGGACGTTTCCAAGGCAGAAAGCTACTACAGAAACCAATTCAGGGAAGTTCTCGCCAGAGTGGCTGCTGTAGTATATTTTACATTGGGTATTTCTCCGGATTAG
- a CDS encoding TrmH family RNA methyltransferase codes for MLTAHTIKILQSLDKKKFRQKYNLFLVEGNKIISELFKSNFKIKEILSTDPQKLDRTDTPVTHISENELRKISFLKTPKDSIAICYLNEEKKLEDREVQLVLDGIQDPGNLGTIIRLADWFGIEQIICSEDTVDFYNPKVIQATMGSFTRVNIVYTDLVDYLSNTDNINIGTDMEGENLYSFDKPEKLNLILGNEGNGMRPETEKLLHKSISIPRFGKAQSTESLNVSMAAGIILGQLYS; via the coding sequence ATGCTTACAGCTCATACAATAAAAATTTTACAGTCTTTAGATAAAAAGAAGTTCAGACAAAAATACAATTTGTTTTTGGTTGAAGGTAATAAAATCATTTCCGAACTTTTTAAATCTAACTTTAAAATTAAAGAAATTTTATCTACCGATCCGCAAAAACTGGACCGCACAGATACGCCTGTTACTCATATCTCTGAAAATGAGCTCAGAAAAATAAGTTTCCTTAAAACGCCGAAGGATTCAATAGCGATCTGTTATCTTAATGAGGAGAAAAAACTGGAAGACAGAGAAGTGCAGCTGGTATTAGACGGGATTCAGGATCCGGGTAACCTGGGCACGATCATAAGACTTGCAGACTGGTTCGGTATTGAACAGATCATCTGCAGCGAAGATACCGTCGATTTTTATAATCCTAAAGTTATTCAGGCAACGATGGGATCTTTTACCCGGGTGAACATTGTGTATACAGATCTTGTCGATTATCTCTCCAACACGGACAATATCAATATCGGAACCGATATGGAAGGGGAAAATCTTTATTCCTTCGATAAGCCTGAAAAATTAAATCTGATTCTGGGAAATGAGGGCAACGGAATGCGGCCTGAAACTGAAAAATTACTTCACAAAAGCATCAGCATCCCACGATTTGGAAAGGCACAGTCTACAGAAAGTCTCAATGTGTCGATGGCCGCGGGAATTATTTTAGGACAATTATATTCCTGA
- a CDS encoding phosphoribosyl-ATP pyrophosphatase yields the protein MGRKYESLEELRRKKNLLKSEISDLESLLTFKNTKESLSAFTNGFTDDYLQEQVDENGEEKIVLRKDVIVKQLTSEMKDTFINKNTAKELAGSALKSSGAVDTLVRLGITALIGNFAKKNMKSSNWKKKLVGAVLIYLAPVALKFLRKKLETYQKNKSVSSMEQLI from the coding sequence ATGGGCAGAAAGTATGAAAGTTTAGAAGAGCTAAGGAGAAAGAAAAACTTACTAAAAAGTGAAATTAGTGATTTAGAAAGCCTCCTTACGTTCAAAAATACGAAAGAGAGTTTAAGCGCTTTTACCAATGGCTTTACCGATGATTACCTGCAGGAACAGGTTGATGAAAATGGTGAAGAAAAAATCGTTCTCAGAAAAGATGTTATTGTGAAGCAGCTTACTTCAGAGATGAAGGATACATTTATCAATAAAAATACGGCTAAAGAACTGGCGGGATCTGCTCTCAAGAGCTCAGGAGCAGTTGACACTCTTGTCAGACTAGGAATTACTGCATTAATAGGTAATTTTGCCAAGAAGAATATGAAAAGTTCCAACTGGAAGAAAAAACTGGTGGGCGCGGTTCTGATTTATCTTGCTCCTGTTGCCTTAAAGTTTCTTCGAAAGAAATTAGAAACTTATCAGAAAAATAAAAGTGTTTCGAGTATGGAACAGCTTATATGA
- a CDS encoding TlpA family protein disulfide reductase: MNKIILSTFVVFALSSCKKESPKTEDLNAATDSVSVAEPVSTPAALKIVTPQQTSEFLGKKNDTLYVTNFFATWCGPCVKEIPHFKNKIQELNGKPVKITFVSLDNKDVWNTDVPKFTDEQGIRNNTVILDGDLLDGKFFSTHFKEWTGSAIPFTFMRKGDKTDETLGMISEEQLNEKINSLLK; encoded by the coding sequence ATGAATAAGATAATTTTATCCACGTTTGTTGTATTTGCACTCTCAAGCTGTAAAAAGGAAAGTCCCAAAACTGAAGACCTGAATGCTGCAACGGATTCCGTTTCAGTAGCCGAACCTGTCAGTACTCCTGCAGCTTTAAAAATAGTAACACCTCAGCAAACTTCTGAATTTTTGGGTAAAAAGAATGATACGCTGTATGTAACCAACTTTTTTGCTACCTGGTGTGGCCCGTGTGTAAAGGAAATTCCGCATTTTAAAAATAAAATTCAGGAACTTAATGGCAAACCTGTAAAAATTACATTTGTAAGCCTTGATAATAAAGATGTCTGGAATACAGATGTTCCGAAGTTCACAGATGAGCAGGGAATCCGTAATAATACGGTTATACTGGATGGGGATCTGTTGGATGGAAAATTCTTTTCCACCCATTTCAAAGAATGGACCGGCAGTGCCATTCCTTTTACCTTCATGAGAAAAGGCGATAAAACTGACGAAACTTTGGGAATGATCAGTGAAGAACAGCTTAATGAGAAAATTAATTCCCTTTTAAAATAA
- a CDS encoding phage holin family protein — protein MIETIKEYASKRIDLLKIEATEKSSLSAGMITYFVVLLVTFTFFLILFNFGIAFLIGRALGDHSYGFLVVAAFYLLMMIFILVFKKKIVNYVADQVIKFLNH, from the coding sequence ATGATTGAAACTATAAAAGAATATGCTTCCAAGAGAATAGATCTGCTGAAAATTGAAGCCACAGAAAAGTCTTCACTGTCAGCGGGAATGATTACCTACTTTGTCGTATTATTGGTTACCTTCACTTTTTTTCTCATCCTTTTCAACTTCGGGATTGCATTTCTGATAGGAAGAGCACTTGGTGATCATTCCTACGGATTTTTAGTTGTCGCTGCATTTTATCTTCTGATGATGATTTTTATCCTTGTATTTAAGAAGAAAATCGTAAATTATGTAGCAGATCAGGTTATTAAATTTTTAAATCATTAA
- the tamL gene encoding translocation and assembly module lipoprotein TamL: protein MSCKHYKNSPQKYYKIISFATFVSLLYACSTTKKVPDGEFLLTSNTFEFEDKKQPFDSELKGYAQQKPNKKQLLFMPLSLWLYNAANPKYDTILNEYMTYPGEMRNQKLRDSLFLKYNMKSSVGKSLFLDRLYHSWGSPPVILDQTKTEKGAESIEKRLTYRGYWDAEVKFEHKLDSAAKKAAVNYFITHNDPTIIKEYYYNITDPTVKNLYQQKIHESLIRSGKILDQTVLEKEVTRINDQMREFGYYKFNSLGDEIYFVADSLKSRKQVPLTLEIHRDSTDSPYKRATIGNIDVAIVDDMADFPRKTRRDSLRGINFHKMNDKYKTRSLWRAVIVGNKQVYDQKKLDLTKRNLLSMNNFSILKAKDSLRRGGGTAPNDSIVDVMYVLKPLPKYELKVGTDVNYSQLLNLGVSPSIDITTRNVFNGAENLSTSLAGTFGSIRSTKDISKRVLAYEISAQASLNFPRLLLPFDYYKWLPKRYSPTSSIVLGASVQNNIGLGRVNFNTGLNYMATVNDKVSHRLTLFNSQLSLTKNKAAYYDYFPNDNSIREEMFNDYFVTHPVIKQDFEAGIFSIDQVSELIIRDQDYIQNLDQQGKDLYSAFAGTLINKERQTQDVIISSMIYNFVYNEIGNKDYPNAFYFNGKIELAGNILSIFNQKRDDGGGIFTSPQRTIFGIPYAQFVKFDIDVRKYFKMNRNTLVLRQFVGVGVPYGNSSTMPVIRSYFNGGSNDIRAWVAFGGLGPADSQVDERVRTYMTENVKLTTNIEYRMPITDMYEAAVFTDIGNTWSLKNYNNSYNDEFKFNKFLGQVGVGSGFGLRVNVAYITLRLDLAYKIYDPNKPDGEKWRLKSFQPFKPTLNIAFGYPF from the coding sequence ATGAGCTGTAAGCATTATAAGAATTCTCCTCAAAAATATTATAAAATTATTTCATTTGCAACATTTGTTAGTCTCCTTTATGCTTGCAGTACAACTAAAAAAGTTCCGGATGGTGAGTTTCTGCTGACTTCCAATACCTTTGAATTTGAAGATAAAAAACAGCCATTTGACAGTGAGTTAAAAGGTTATGCCCAGCAAAAACCCAATAAAAAGCAGTTACTTTTCATGCCGTTGAGTCTCTGGCTGTACAATGCTGCCAACCCAAAATATGATACGATTCTTAATGAATATATGACCTATCCGGGCGAAATGAGAAATCAGAAATTAAGAGATTCCCTGTTTCTGAAATACAATATGAAAAGCAGTGTCGGCAAAAGCCTGTTCCTCGACAGACTTTATCATAGCTGGGGTTCTCCTCCTGTCATCCTGGATCAGACAAAAACTGAAAAAGGAGCCGAATCCATAGAAAAAAGATTAACATACAGAGGATACTGGGATGCAGAGGTAAAATTTGAGCACAAGCTTGATTCTGCAGCTAAAAAGGCTGCCGTCAATTATTTTATTACCCACAATGATCCCACGATCATTAAAGAATATTATTATAATATTACCGATCCTACCGTTAAAAACCTCTATCAGCAGAAGATACATGAAAGTCTTATACGATCCGGTAAAATTCTTGATCAGACGGTTCTCGAAAAAGAGGTGACCAGGATCAACGATCAGATGCGGGAGTTCGGGTATTATAAATTCAACAGTCTCGGAGATGAAATTTATTTTGTCGCAGATTCTTTAAAAAGCAGAAAGCAGGTTCCCCTGACTCTGGAAATACACCGTGATTCTACAGACTCACCATATAAGAGGGCAACTATCGGTAATATAGATGTTGCGATCGTTGATGATATGGCCGATTTCCCCAGAAAAACCAGAAGAGACAGCTTAAGGGGAATTAATTTTCACAAGATGAACGATAAATATAAAACACGCTCATTGTGGAGGGCTGTTATCGTTGGGAACAAGCAGGTTTATGATCAGAAAAAACTGGACCTTACCAAAAGAAATCTTTTATCGATGAACAATTTCAGTATTCTGAAAGCGAAGGATTCCTTAAGAAGGGGCGGCGGAACCGCTCCCAATGACAGTATCGTAGATGTAATGTATGTGTTAAAACCACTTCCGAAATATGAATTAAAGGTAGGAACTGATGTAAACTATTCGCAACTGTTGAATCTCGGTGTATCACCTTCTATTGACATTACAACAAGAAATGTTTTTAATGGTGCCGAAAACCTTTCTACCAGCCTTGCAGGAACTTTCGGTTCGATTCGAAGCACCAAGGATATCAGTAAAAGAGTTTTAGCCTACGAAATATCGGCCCAGGCGTCTCTGAACTTTCCAAGACTGCTGTTGCCGTTTGATTACTATAAATGGCTTCCGAAAAGATACAGCCCGACTTCGTCTATTGTCCTGGGAGCGTCGGTTCAGAACAATATCGGCTTGGGAAGAGTAAATTTCAATACCGGCTTAAACTATATGGCCACGGTCAATGATAAAGTTTCTCACCGGCTTACCCTTTTTAATAGCCAGCTGAGTTTAACGAAAAATAAAGCGGCCTACTACGATTATTTCCCTAATGACAACAGTATCAGAGAGGAGATGTTTAATGATTATTTCGTCACTCATCCTGTCATAAAGCAGGATTTTGAGGCAGGCATATTTTCCATAGATCAGGTTTCCGAATTGATCATCCGTGACCAGGACTATATTCAGAATCTGGATCAGCAGGGTAAGGATCTTTACAGCGCTTTTGCCGGAACATTGATCAATAAGGAGAGACAGACGCAGGATGTGATTATTTCTTCGATGATTTATAATTTTGTTTATAACGAAATCGGAAACAAAGACTATCCGAATGCCTTTTATTTCAACGGAAAAATAGAATTAGCGGGTAACATTCTGAGTATTTTCAATCAAAAAAGAGATGACGGAGGCGGTATCTTTACCAGTCCCCAGAGAACCATTTTCGGGATTCCTTATGCCCAGTTTGTCAAGTTTGATATCGATGTAAGAAAATATTTTAAAATGAACAGAAATACGTTGGTGCTCCGTCAGTTTGTCGGCGTTGGTGTTCCGTACGGGAACTCCTCTACCATGCCTGTTATCAGATCTTATTTTAACGGAGGATCCAATGATATCAGAGCCTGGGTTGCTTTTGGCGGTTTGGGGCCTGCGGATTCTCAGGTGGATGAAAGAGTTAGGACCTATATGACAGAGAACGTTAAATTAACCACCAATATCGAATACCGGATGCCGATTACGGATATGTACGAGGCAGCTGTTTTTACGGATATCGGTAACACATGGAGTCTGAAAAACTATAACAACAGCTATAATGATGAATTTAAATTCAATAAATTTTTAGGGCAGGTCGGTGTCGGCAGTGGGTTTGGTTTAAGGGTAAATGTAGCTTATATCACCCTAAGACTGGATCTGGCGTATAAAATATATGATCCGAATAAGCCGGACGGTGAAAAATGGAGACTGAAAAGTTTTCAGCCTTTCAAACCTACATTAAATATCGCCTTCGGATATCCTTTCTAA
- a CDS encoding ABC transporter ATP-binding protein, which yields MHLQINQANIGHNQVLISNTTANLNLGEVCLLIGNNGVGKTTLIKSILHQIPLLGGEISINKKNIKNLSVKEIAENIAVVFSKSVIPQNHTVEDLISLGKYIYYPFYFELKKEDREEVSGIITELDLDRYKHTLLRNLSDGNLQKAFIGRALTQNSPIIILDEPTTHLDERNKIIILKTLRKLAREQNKLILFSSHDWRLAKEFADKIWYIKDSGLYSGMVEDILLRHEELTSASVFEINANFVAPQISAPEFYKEMLYSLLQKNFQKDLSGLHFEYYDKSWVISGDSLRHQCESFEEIANFVKTIY from the coding sequence ATGCACCTACAAATTAACCAAGCAAATATCGGTCACAACCAAGTCTTGATTTCAAATACAACTGCCAATTTGAATTTAGGAGAGGTATGCCTATTGATTGGTAACAATGGTGTCGGGAAAACTACTTTAATTAAATCTATCTTACATCAGATTCCTCTTTTAGGCGGAGAAATTTCTATCAATAAAAAAAACATAAAAAACCTCTCTGTTAAAGAAATTGCAGAAAATATCGCGGTTGTATTTTCAAAGTCGGTTATCCCACAGAACCATACGGTCGAAGATCTTATTTCTCTTGGAAAATATATTTACTATCCTTTTTATTTTGAGCTTAAAAAAGAGGACAGAGAAGAGGTTTCCGGGATTATTACCGAACTGGATCTGGACCGGTACAAACATACTTTATTGAGAAATCTTTCAGACGGCAATCTTCAGAAAGCGTTTATTGGCAGGGCATTAACTCAGAATTCCCCTATTATTATTCTGGACGAACCAACGACGCATCTGGACGAAAGAAATAAAATCATCATTCTTAAAACACTCAGAAAACTGGCACGTGAACAAAATAAACTGATCCTCTTTTCATCGCACGACTGGCGCCTGGCGAAAGAATTTGCCGATAAGATATGGTATATAAAAGACAGCGGTTTATATTCGGGAATGGTTGAGGACATTTTATTACGACATGAAGAGCTGACCAGTGCTTCTGTATTTGAGATCAATGCCAACTTTGTAGCACCACAAATCAGTGCACCGGAATTTTATAAGGAAATGCTATATTCTCTGCTTCAGAAAAATTTCCAGAAAGACCTTTCCGGTCTGCATTTTGAATATTACGATAAGAGTTGGGTAATTTCCGGCGATTCATTAAGACATCAATGTGAATCTTTCGAAGAAATAGCTAATTTCGTTAAAACCATTTATTAA
- a CDS encoding flavin reductase family protein, with product MEQQIYKGKLTQFHWLKITKKEELTKNTFSLELEIPGNLENTFQFEAGQFVSIKFKSHGEQVIKDYSMTSAPYEKKITLGIKISSADGAAAQLFRNYGAGDMLLVSEPAGRFTLVAKPHEFRTIVGFAAGIGITPVLSHFKNILHNEPRTRLFLFFGNKSSEDLVYKETLDQLVRMYGDRLQIFYFFSQEKTFNHFFYGRLDEKKLNLIINQILHIDDTDEESTIWDAVDEVLICGKGEMIKSLANACYHHGIPKKNIHFELFEEFNDDIYPIEKEFPLIENVEMDFRISGMQYHTALPDNTEKILQQLLVQKFPVPYSCKSGICGSCECILEEGEVELLENEYLTEGEEQKGHILACMSIAKSKKIKLNFDLS from the coding sequence ATGGAACAACAAATCTATAAAGGGAAACTTACGCAGTTTCACTGGTTAAAAATAACGAAAAAGGAAGAACTGACCAAAAATACTTTTTCCCTGGAACTTGAGATTCCTGGGAATTTAGAGAATACATTTCAGTTTGAAGCAGGGCAGTTTGTCAGTATAAAATTTAAGTCGCATGGTGAGCAGGTCATTAAGGATTACTCGATGACTTCGGCTCCCTATGAGAAAAAAATAACATTAGGAATAAAGATCAGTTCTGCCGACGGCGCGGCTGCACAATTATTCAGGAATTACGGAGCTGGAGATATGCTGCTGGTAAGCGAACCGGCCGGAAGGTTTACTTTGGTAGCAAAGCCTCATGAATTCCGGACGATTGTAGGATTTGCCGCCGGCATAGGAATTACTCCTGTTTTAAGCCACTTTAAAAATATTCTTCATAATGAGCCCCGGACAAGGTTATTTTTATTTTTCGGGAATAAAAGTTCCGAAGATCTTGTCTACAAAGAAACTTTGGATCAGCTGGTCCGGATGTATGGTGACCGGTTGCAGATTTTTTATTTCTTTTCACAGGAGAAGACCTTCAATCATTTCTTTTACGGAAGGCTGGATGAGAAAAAGTTAAATTTAATCATTAATCAGATTCTTCATATTGATGATACCGATGAAGAGTCTACCATTTGGGACGCCGTGGATGAAGTGCTGATCTGTGGAAAAGGGGAGATGATTAAAAGCCTTGCCAACGCATGTTATCACCATGGCATCCCGAAAAAAAATATTCATTTTGAACTGTTCGAAGAATTTAATGACGATATTTATCCTATTGAAAAAGAATTTCCGTTAATTGAGAATGTTGAAATGGATTTCCGGATATCGGGAATGCAGTATCATACAGCGTTACCGGATAATACGGAAAAAATTCTCCAGCAATTGTTAGTTCAGAAATTTCCTGTTCCGTATTCATGCAAATCGGGAATTTGCGGAAGTTGTGAATGTATTCTTGAAGAAGGTGAGGTGGAGTTACTTGAAAATGAATACTTAACGGAAGGTGAGGAACAGAAAGGACATATTTTAGCTTGTATGTCGATTGCGAAAAGCAAAAAAATAAAGCTTAACTTTGATCTGAGTTGA
- a CDS encoding iron ABC transporter permease, whose product MSNRFKILCLVLLITIVLTAVINLNTGFLSLNFYDFFQDSSNSQIAEIRINRVLVMMLAGISIPTSGFLMQEYFQNPLAGPDILGITSVASLSVAFYIFFSHDVLLPDFLQNSFLSLSAIVGSLALMLVLLSMSNKFQDKSYLIIFGFLVSAFAGAIVSLLQFYAENQSLKNYILWSFGANNMVSRNQIYVLALLVLSGSLICFRSIKPLIGNSLGSSYAQSLGVNLNQLKLLIIVASSLLSASVTAFLGPVLFIGIIVPHFCRLIYNPAKLWQQWILNMFLGMLMMLLFSIIAEKSQIPLNVISSVFGIPVILMMLLKQNKA is encoded by the coding sequence ATGTCGAATAGGTTTAAAATCCTGTGTCTGGTTTTATTGATCACTATTGTACTGACTGCGGTGATCAACCTGAACACAGGATTTTTGAGTTTGAATTTTTACGATTTTTTTCAGGATTCTTCCAACAGCCAGATTGCTGAAATCCGTATCAACCGGGTGTTGGTCATGATGTTGGCCGGAATTTCAATTCCCACGTCAGGTTTTCTGATGCAGGAATATTTTCAGAACCCTTTAGCCGGGCCCGATATTTTAGGAATTACTTCCGTTGCCAGTTTATCTGTTGCATTTTACATCTTCTTCTCCCATGACGTTTTGCTTCCGGATTTTCTTCAGAACAGCTTTTTAAGCTTATCCGCCATTGTCGGAAGTTTAGCGTTGATGTTGGTGTTGTTATCGATGTCCAATAAATTCCAGGACAAATCCTACTTAATTATTTTCGGTTTTCTGGTTTCAGCTTTTGCGGGAGCTATCGTTTCACTGCTGCAGTTTTACGCGGAGAATCAAAGTTTAAAAAACTATATTTTATGGTCTTTCGGAGCCAATAATATGGTGTCCCGAAACCAGATTTATGTATTGGCATTACTGGTACTGTCCGGATCATTAATCTGTTTCAGAAGCATAAAACCGTTGATCGGTAATTCACTTGGAAGTTCCTATGCACAGAGTTTAGGAGTTAATTTAAACCAGTTAAAGCTTCTGATTATTGTAGCCTCTTCCCTGCTTTCTGCATCGGTAACGGCTTTTTTAGGACCTGTTTTATTTATTGGAATTATTGTTCCTCATTTTTGCCGTTTGATCTATAATCCTGCAAAACTCTGGCAGCAATGGATTTTAAATATGTTTTTAGGAATGCTGATGATGCTTCTCTTCTCAATTATAGCGGAAAAATCTCAGATTCCTCTGAATGTGATAAGTTCAGTATTTGGAATTCCTGTAATTTTGATGATGCTGTTGAAACAAAATAAAGCATAG
- a CDS encoding YtxH domain-containing protein translates to MSRKGNNTAGLLAGLLAGAAAGVILGMLYAPEEGKETRKKIKTKANDLKDQAKSKYEDVSEKVKDQYGNISSTFKETANNVAGTVKDGYDKYKDQIVSKTTDVVKDVEAGLNDLKK, encoded by the coding sequence ATGTCTAGAAAAGGAAACAATACAGCGGGTTTATTAGCGGGACTCCTTGCAGGTGCTGCAGCAGGTGTAATCTTGGGAATGCTTTATGCTCCTGAAGAAGGTAAAGAAACAAGAAAGAAAATTAAAACCAAAGCTAACGATCTGAAAGATCAGGCAAAAAGCAAGTATGAAGACGTATCCGAAAAAGTGAAGGATCAGTACGGTAATATCTCTTCTACTTTCAAAGAAACAGCTAATAATGTAGCAGGTACCGTGAAAGACGGATATGATAAATATAAAGATCAGATCGTTTCTAAAACTACAGACGTAGTAAAAGATGTAGAAGCAGGATTGAATGATCTAAAAAAATAA
- the cmk gene encoding (d)CMP kinase, producing MKKPVIAIDGYSSTGKSSISKVIADKLGLIHLDTGALYRGVTWFALQNCLYDDGSIDLQKLFASFDQIELEFRNNNGELVLFLNHIDISKAIRSNEVSEQVSLVAKQKEVRDFLLQSQRSLAEKGGIIMDGRDIGTVVLPDADFKFFLTASIDERTKRRYKELITLGIKADEQKVKENLIERDKIDSEREIAPLKQADDAIVIDNTSLSKKETIESILLHIQKI from the coding sequence ATGAAAAAACCTGTAATTGCTATCGATGGGTACTCGTCTACCGGGAAAAGTTCAATTTCTAAAGTTATTGCTGATAAACTGGGACTTATTCATCTGGATACCGGCGCGCTGTACCGTGGTGTTACCTGGTTTGCCCTTCAGAATTGCCTTTACGATGACGGCTCCATTGATCTGCAAAAATTATTTGCATCATTTGATCAGATTGAGCTAGAATTCAGGAATAACAACGGAGAGCTTGTCCTTTTCCTGAATCATATTGATATTTCAAAAGCCATACGTTCTAATGAAGTTTCCGAACAGGTAAGCCTGGTAGCCAAACAGAAGGAAGTCCGTGATTTCTTATTACAGTCTCAGCGCAGCCTGGCAGAGAAAGGCGGTATTATCATGGACGGACGTGATATCGGGACCGTAGTTCTGCCGGATGCAGACTTTAAATTCTTTCTTACCGCCAGTATCGATGAGAGAACAAAAAGAAGGTATAAGGAACTTATTACGTTGGGCATTAAGGCAGATGAACAAAAGGTAAAAGAAAACCTAATTGAGCGTGATAAGATCGACAGCGAACGGGAAATCGCTCCTCTGAAGCAGGCCGATGACGCTATTGTTATTGATAATACAAGCTTAAGTAAAAAGGAAACTATTGAGAGCATCTTGTTGCACATTCAAAAGATTTAA
- a CDS encoding GLPGLI family protein, translating to MRKYFLILLLLFFGFVYSQKNDSSMSDIEVQYEYYFVRDTTDTDPTHRLKELMILDFNPNSSIYYSQQYMAVKKVFDQASIDAMNNKNVNINTGDLPKYKIGYTVYRKGSQIFVTANINKDFFTFENNYLNWDTNYTDVKTILGYKCNKATTKFNNRIYTAWYTKDIPISEGPYRFKGLTGLILEVNDEKSYHAFKAIGLEKKKIEIKPLQKGVPATREQYLKKREEFKSNPYPERKNLPKDTRDKMIEAFKKDNNSIES from the coding sequence ATGCGTAAATACTTTTTAATTTTATTATTGCTTTTCTTTGGATTTGTTTATTCTCAAAAAAATGACAGTTCAATGTCTGATATAGAAGTTCAGTATGAATATTATTTTGTTAGAGATACAACAGATACAGACCCCACTCACAGGTTAAAAGAACTTATGATATTGGATTTTAACCCTAATTCATCGATATATTACAGTCAGCAGTATATGGCTGTGAAAAAGGTTTTTGATCAGGCGTCAATTGATGCCATGAACAATAAAAATGTTAATATTAACACTGGTGATCTACCTAAATATAAAATTGGTTATACAGTGTATAGAAAAGGTTCACAGATATTTGTGACAGCAAACATAAATAAAGATTTTTTCACATTTGAGAATAATTATTTAAATTGGGACACTAATTATACGGATGTTAAAACCATACTTGGATATAAGTGCAATAAAGCCACAACAAAATTTAATAACAGAATTTATACAGCTTGGTACACAAAGGACATTCCAATATCTGAGGGGCCGTATAGGTTCAAAGGTTTAACAGGTTTAATATTAGAAGTCAACGACGAAAAAAGTTATCATGCTTTCAAAGCAATAGGCCTTGAAAAGAAAAAAATTGAAATCAAACCTTTGCAAAAGGGAGTTCCAGCCACAAGGGAACAATATTTAAAAAAGAGAGAAGAATTTAAAAGCAATCCGTATCCTGAAAGGAAAAATCTCCCTAAAGACACAAGGGATAAAATGATTGAGGCATTTAAAAAAGATAATAATTCAATCGAAAGCTAA